cctatagtacagtgttttaacggttaagtctggtagttttaaagagaaatagtccagtcggatcatgtatgggattttaacaggtacacagagttcaggataggcttactacgagtctaggcggccttaagtcgatctggattctagtgccggcggttcgggccgttacagagaggtaccggttttcgggtcgttacatattggTATCTAAAGTTTTTAATCCTTATCAATTTTAACTTacttttaagaaaattattataccATTAATGAAAAAATCATATAACCACACCACATGAGTTCAGTCATCTcctaaattaatttcttaactatcatTCTCTACAACACTCttaaattacttttataaaatactaaatattgataaaaaagaaaattagacATTATtctagtaaataaaaattaggaaATTATTTTATAGTTGATTAGGGCATATGGTTAATTAGTCAAATTCTGTACTTTTCAAAAATAATCACCAGATATTCAGTACTTTATAAAAGTAATTTAGGGTTATTTTAAGAAATAGGAGTTAAaagtaaatataattaattaataaaaattaaaaattaagagtttaactgaaaatttttgtaatatgagataaaattgtataaatttaaataatataagatttttttattatacagaacaaattattatttaattcatattatacagaaaatagtaaaatttaattattaaaattattaaaaaattaattaataaatattttaaaatctcatgATATTTTGATGTGTTTTTCAAAATTCAACCATAAATTAACCGAGTTTTCTATGCCAATGAAGCTAGATAATAAATTTTCCTAAGATATAGACATCGTATGGCTCGAAACTGCCTGGCCATGGGATCCCCATTCAAGGAATCAAAAATCCATCTAGATTCCCGACCCACAACCCAAAACTCAGCTGCTCGTGTCGTTTTCGACCTTTTTCAAATCCCACTTCAGTACACCCTGCTCTTCCCTCATCCACTGGACGAGGAGAAAAATTCCACTGTAGATTCTTTAGAAAGTCCACTTCGATATGCACTATGTTTCCATGGCTTCCCTTGACTGATTATATACAGAGACATTATATCAAGTAGAGGAAAAAAAGAGAAACAGATTATATAcctaaaaaaaggaaagaaaatggtTGCAATTGCGTACTTAACTGCTTTAACAACGCATTTTAGCTATGGATTATTGTTTGCTTTTGGTCATATCAGAGATTTCTTTCGCAAAATTCTCGACTGGGGTAGCTCTAACAATCTTCAGGTCTGTTCTAATGTTAGTTAAGTTCATGTAGCATCATCGGCTTATGGCTGCGTGAGTTTTATTTGCTTGTTATGATTTGAttctgttttaatttttttttcattttaagcaGGGTTATGCTCCAATCTGTCTGGGACTTGAAGATTTCTATATACGCCGTTTGTATCTCCGTATTCAAGTATTATTCTCTGCAAAAATtacttctctctcttttcttttttgcccTTTCTTCAGTTGATTTTGCTGTGTTTGCTATTGTTGATGGGTTTCAATTAATTGATGAAGTTCATTTGAATTGCCATAGCTTTTATGCTTATTTTTGGATTTCTGTGTGTATTAATCGCCAATAATTACTTTCCAGCAATTATGGTAGTGGGCAGTGTATTCTTTCTTTGATGAGTGCAATACCTTTTTGAGCTAATGGTCTCTAGATTTGGTATCTGTAATGGTGAATTGGTGATTGCTTTGCACACAGTTATATGAGTGAATCAACTTGTCATGTGAACTTTTACTTTTTGATGTTTTGACTGAAGGGGGGCCAATAGTTGGTGCTTCTGATGCTTGGTTTGATGTTTGATAGGATTGTTTCGGGAGACCAATAGCTAGTGCTCCTGATACTTGGTTTGATGTGGTTGAGCGTCACTCGAATGACAACAATAAGACTCTAAAGTAAGATTTTCCTTTGTTATTAAAGGTTTAAAACATTATagtttagttatttattttagacCAATTTTGTCTGTGAAGTCATTGGATATTGAGAATTTGGCAAATAATTGCCCCTGACACAGACGGACCACCAATATCAGTAGATGCCTTAACTTGGCGTCCTACAACTATCTTGGCTTTGCTGCAGCAGATGAGTATTGTATGCCTCGAGTAATTGAGTCATTAAAGAAGTATTGTCCTAGTACTTGTAGTAGCCGGGTGGATGGGGGTAAGTTTGTAACTTAGCAAAATACCATTGCTTCAGTATTTATCTGCTCAAGTTTTTTGCTGAACGAGTTCTTTCACAGGCACAACAGCATTGCATAATGAACTGGAGAAGTGTGTTGCTGAATTTGTTGGAAAACCAGCTGCTATAGTTTTTGGAATGGGCTATGTTACAAACTCTGCTATCCTTCCAGTCCTGATTGGGAAGGTCGATATTATGGTTAATGCAAATGCTCTACAGAATCATTGTGCTTAGCTATTGCATGTGACTTTTGATTGTCTGTATTATCCATTACAGGGTGGTTTGATTATCAGTGATTCCTTGAACCACAACTCTATTGTAAATGGTGCACGTGGGACTGGAGCTACTATTCGTGTTTTCCAACATAATTGTGAGTTTTTCTAATCTGACCAGGTTATCAGATGTCAAGTTAATCAAAGTCCATCCATAAATTAGAAGTATGTAGGCATGCTGCTCACCTTTTTGCCTTCTGGTTTCCTTGTCTGTGGATTTCTCATAGTTTGTTTATGTGGCGCTTGCTCCTTTTAACTGCAAATAATACTTCTTTAAATGTATGTCCTACTTATGTTTCTGAACTTCTTTGTTATTTATAGCACCCTCTCATTTGGAGGAAGTTTTGAGAGAACAAATTGCTGAGGGACACCCTAGGACTCACAGACCTTGGAAGAAAATACTAGTAATTGTGGAGGGGATATATAGCATGGAGGGGGAGCTTTGCAAGCTTCCTGAGATTGTTGCGATCTGCAAGAAATATAAGGTATTCTCAACATAATTTCAGGCATCTTAACACCAAGTAATGATACATGTGCTGGTCAATTAGATTCAACAATTTTGTAACCTTTGTTTTGGCATATACTCTACCATTTATGTATTGTGCCCTTCACCTGGCTTCTAATGATCCTTGGCTATTCTTTTATTGTCTGTGAATTATGTCAATGGCTTGTTCATGGATTAAGCATTTTTTTTAGCCTGACTTATTGGTCAATTGCCTGTCAAAGCTAAAAAAAAGGTCGCATGTGAAATATAGCAAAATTGTTCTACTTTGGTTCCAATGCAATGCTTGTTAATGTAATCATAACGTCTCACTattattattcttttcttttcctctcatTTTCCATTCACTTCAGTTAAATAATGTATTACAGGC
This sequence is a window from Manihot esculenta cultivar AM560-2 chromosome 4, M.esculenta_v8, whole genome shotgun sequence. Protein-coding genes within it:
- the LOC110614140 gene encoding long chain base biosynthesis protein 2a isoform X1 — translated: MVAIAYLTALTTHFSYGLLFAFGHIRDFFRKILDWGSSNNLQGYAPICLGLEDFYIRRLYLRIQDCFGRPIASAPDTWFDVVERHSNDNNKTLKRTTNISRCLNLASYNYLGFAAADEYCMPRVIESLKKYCPSTCSSRVDGGTTALHNELEKCVAEFVGKPAAIVFGMGYVTNSAILPVLIGKGGLIISDSLNHNSIVNGARGTGATIRVFQHNSPSHLEEVLREQIAEGHPRTHRPWKKILVIVEGIYSMEGELCKLPEIVAICKKYKAYIYLDEAHSIGAVGKTGKGVCELLGVDTADVDIMMGTFTKSFGSCGGYIAGSKELIQYLKYTCPAHLYATSISPPAAEQIKSSIKVIVGEDGSSRGAQKLAQIRENSNFFRSELQKMGFEVLGDNDSPIMPIMLYNPAKIAAFSRECLKQNVAVVTLTFPATPLLLARARICISASHTKEDLVKALKVFDEVGDLVGIKYFPAESDKQQEEDKIVKLD